The genomic segment CGGTTTTGTTAATACCGGCAATTACGCGGTTCTGTTTATCTTTCAGTAATGCGCAGATAGCAAGTTCTTCTTCCCCGAACGGGCGCGCCGCATCGATAAGATACAACACCGCCTCAGCTTCTTGCAGACGGTTTTCCGCAATGAGCTGCATACGGCGGTTTATTTTTTTTTCACTGATATGATAGCCGGGCGTATCAATAAAGATGATTTGCCCCTGCTCCGCCGTGAGGATGCCGCGGACGGAGCTGCGCGTGGTCTGCGGCAGTGCCGAAACAATCGACACTGTTCCGCCGCAGACGCTGTTTAGAAATGTTGATTTCCCGGCGGAGGGGCGTCCGATAATACAGACAACGCCGCTCCGCATTGGTTTATCCGGCACGTTTGCTACCGCTGCCTAGCTCGCTTGGCACGCGCTGCAGGGAGACTGCACGGCAATCTTATCTTCTACTAAGGCAAGTACCTTGGTCGGGCAGCCTTTGATACAGATACCGCAGGAATCGCAAAGTTCGTAATTAACTTCCGGAATACCGTTGATAACTTTTATCGCACCTGTGGGACAATTCTTTTCGCACTTCATACACTTGATGCAGCCGCGTTTACAGTTTTTCATAATAACGGCTTTTCTAGGATTGCGACATGAACAAAGCGCAATGGAACCTTTCCGGGTCGTCGGCACGGTAGTCAAAATATGCTGGGGACAAGCTGCAACGCAAACGGCGCAACCGGTGCACTTTTCGTAATCTACGTGCGGAATACCATCCGCTTCAACGTGAATGGCATCGAAAGGACACGCCATTTCGCAGTCGCCAAGTCCGATACAGCCCCAATCGCATTCCCGCAATCCGTTTACCGAAATCTTTGCGGCGCGGCACGTCTTAACACCGACATAATCAGCCTTTTCTTTGCACACGTCGTGCGAACCTTGGCACAGCAGCACCGCAACCTTTGCATCGGCCGATGCGGAAACACCCATAATAGCGCCAACCTTTGCCGCAACGGGACCCGCACCGACGGAACAGCCATTTACCGGCGCATTACCGCTTGCAACCGCTGCCGCAAAACCGTCGCAGCCCGGGAAACCGCAGGCGCCGCAGTTAGCGCCCGGAAGCACTTCACGAATTTTTGCCACCGTTTCATCAGGGGCAACATAAAACAGCTTTTTAAAAAATCCTAGTAAAAAGCCTATTGCTACGGACAATACCAGCGAAACAATAAGCGTTAAAATGATTATTTGCATACTCTTTCCACTCCTTTAAATCATGCCGGCAAAACCGCCGAATGCCAACGACAACAGCGCTGCAGCGATAAACAGGATGGGAGTACCCTTGAGGTACTTAGGTATCGGAGCAATATCGATGCGTTCACGTAAACCGGCAAACAATACCATTGCCAACAGATAGCTGAGCGCAACACCGATTGAATATACCATCGATTGGATAAAGGTATAGTCGGCAGCGATAACATCGAGCGTAACCGCTAAAATAGCGCAGTTCGTGGTGATCAGCGGAAGATACACACCCATCGCCGAATATAGCGCAGGTGCAGACTTCTTCAAGTAGAATTCTACCAGCTGAACCAAACTCGCAATAACCAAGATAAAGAGCAAGGTTTGCAAAAAGCCGAGGTTGTACGGTGCAAGAACCAATTTGTAAAGCGGATAGGTAGCGGCAGTTGCAATAACCGTAACAAAGAGAACCGCCCATCCCATACCGGTAGATTTCTTAACATCGGATGTCATACCGATAAACGAACACAACGCAAGGAAGCGGATAAAAACGATATTCTTAACAAATACCGCAGCAAGAAAAATCTTAAACAGTTCCATTCTCAGTTCCCCTCCTTTGCAGGCGCCGCAGTAGCCGCAGATTCGTTTTTAGCTGCAGGCTCGATATTGGCAGTGGCAGCTTGTTTTTCCGCTTCAGCTTTTAATGCGGCTTCTTTTTGTGCTGCCTCTGCCTTGAGCGCGGCTTCTTTCGCCAGCTCAGCTTCCCGTAATGCTGCAGCCTCTTTCAGCGCCGCTTCTTTTAACGCGG from the Treponema vincentii F0403 genome contains:
- a CDS encoding RnfABCDGE type electron transport complex subunit B, which gives rise to MQIIILTLIVSLVLSVAIGFLLGFFKKLFYVAPDETVAKIREVLPGANCGACGFPGCDGFAAAVASGNAPVNGCSVGAGPVAAKVGAIMGVSASADAKVAVLLCQGSHDVCKEKADYVGVKTCRAAKISVNGLRECDWGCIGLGDCEMACPFDAIHVEADGIPHVDYEKCTGCAVCVAACPQHILTTVPTTRKGSIALCSCRNPRKAVIMKNCKRGCIKCMKCEKNCPTGAIKVINGIPEVNYELCDSCGICIKGCPTKVLALVEDKIAVQSPCSACQAS
- a CDS encoding electron transport complex protein RnfA, encoding MELFKIFLAAVFVKNIVFIRFLALCSFIGMTSDVKKSTGMGWAVLFVTVIATAATYPLYKLVLAPYNLGFLQTLLFILVIASLVQLVEFYLKKSAPALYSAMGVYLPLITTNCAILAVTLDVIAADYTFIQSMVYSIGVALSYLLAMVLFAGLRERIDIAPIPKYLKGTPILFIAAALLSLAFGGFAGMI